A region of Streptomyces sp. WMMC500 DNA encodes the following proteins:
- a CDS encoding ABC transporter ATP-binding protein: MSAVAEEGAGVTLTGISKKFGDVTAVHPLDLTVPRGSFFALLGASGCGKTTTLRMIAGLEQPTTGTVRLGGDDVTALPPHRRKVNTVFQSYALFPHLDVHDNVAFGLRRRGIRSVAKDVRQTLELVELGHLARRKPHQLSGGQQQRVALARAVVNRPEVLLLDEPLGALDLKLRRQMQLELKRIQTEVGITFVHVTHDQEEAMTMADTIAVMNAGRVEQRGAPVELYEEPASSFVANFLGQSNLIATEITGTAGADLLLSAAGDVKLALPAARCRARSTAVGTRVLAGMRPEKISLTHRDAAADGAVADGRNRIPGTVVDASFTGAATQYVVDSPVCPELAVFVQNVERDPRLVPGAEVVLHWNPAHTFALDGDQDIDAGTGEEAL, translated from the coding sequence GTGAGCGCGGTGGCGGAGGAGGGGGCGGGCGTCACGCTCACCGGGATCAGCAAGAAGTTCGGTGACGTCACCGCCGTCCACCCCCTCGATCTCACCGTCCCCCGGGGCTCGTTCTTCGCCCTCCTCGGCGCGTCGGGCTGCGGCAAGACCACCACGCTGCGGATGATCGCCGGCCTGGAGCAGCCCACCACCGGCACCGTACGCCTCGGCGGCGACGACGTGACCGCCCTGCCGCCGCACCGGCGCAAGGTCAACACCGTCTTCCAGAGCTACGCCCTCTTCCCCCACCTCGACGTCCACGACAACGTCGCCTTCGGGCTGCGCCGCCGCGGCATCCGCTCCGTCGCCAAGGACGTCCGGCAGACCCTGGAGCTGGTCGAGCTCGGCCACCTCGCGCGCCGCAAGCCGCACCAGCTCTCCGGCGGCCAGCAGCAGCGCGTCGCGCTGGCCCGCGCGGTCGTCAACCGGCCCGAGGTGCTGCTCCTCGACGAGCCGCTGGGCGCCCTCGACCTCAAGCTGCGCCGGCAGATGCAGTTGGAGCTCAAGCGCATCCAGACGGAGGTCGGCATCACGTTCGTGCACGTCACGCACGACCAGGAGGAGGCCATGACCATGGCCGACACCATCGCCGTGATGAACGCCGGCCGGGTCGAGCAACGGGGCGCGCCCGTCGAGCTGTACGAGGAGCCCGCCAGCTCCTTCGTCGCCAACTTCCTCGGCCAGTCCAACCTGATCGCCACCGAGATAACCGGCACCGCCGGCGCGGACCTGCTGCTCTCCGCCGCCGGCGACGTCAAGCTGGCGCTGCCCGCGGCCCGCTGCCGCGCCCGCTCCACCGCCGTGGGCACGCGGGTGCTCGCCGGGATGCGGCCGGAGAAGATCTCCCTCACCCACCGCGACGCCGCCGCGGACGGCGCCGTCGCCGACGGCCGCAACCGGATACCCGGCACCGTCGTGGACGCCTCCTTCACGGGCGCCGCCACCCAGTACGTGGTCGACAGCCCCGTCTGCCCCGAGCTGGCGGTGTTCGTGCAGAACGTCGAGCGGGACCCCCGGCTCGTACCGGGCGCGGAGGTCGTCCTGCACTGGAACCCGGCGCACACCTTCGCCCT
- a CDS encoding spermidine/putrescine ABC transporter substrate-binding protein has translation MDPFAQLPEPVARAWERSLTSGRAAMSRRRLLAAGGALAGAAALPALGACGIPAADTGGDDGEAAAAEDHSAKEKELAFSNWPLYIDVDDENENVRPTLERFEERSGIRVTYTEDVNDNVEFFGRIKPQLAAGQDTGRDLVCLSDFMAGRLIRHGWAQRLDPRNLPHANVNLEPRFRNAAHDPGRQFTMPWAGLATVVAYNKKATGGREVASVAQLLEDEALKGKVSLLTEMQDTIGMTLIDMGKSPTKFTDDDFDAALARVQRAVDDGQLRRFTGNDYTEELVKGDIAACLAWAGDIVQLQLDTDDIEFVIPAKGYLYATDDLLVPARARHKTNAEKLIDYYYRPDVAAELAAWVNYICPVVGARAEMKKIDASLADYPLIFPDRQMIDKGQVFMSMNDDKETAYQDKWTQVIGA, from the coding sequence ATGGATCCGTTCGCCCAACTCCCCGAACCCGTAGCGAGGGCCTGGGAACGCAGCCTGACCAGCGGCCGGGCCGCGATGTCCCGGCGCCGGCTGCTCGCCGCGGGCGGCGCGCTGGCCGGGGCCGCCGCGCTGCCGGCGCTCGGCGCCTGCGGCATCCCGGCCGCCGACACCGGCGGCGACGACGGCGAAGCCGCCGCGGCCGAGGACCACTCGGCGAAGGAGAAGGAACTCGCCTTCTCCAACTGGCCGCTGTACATCGACGTCGACGACGAGAACGAGAACGTCCGCCCCACCCTGGAGCGCTTCGAGGAGCGCAGCGGCATCCGCGTGACGTACACCGAGGACGTCAACGACAACGTCGAGTTCTTCGGCCGCATCAAGCCGCAGCTTGCCGCCGGCCAGGACACCGGCCGCGACCTCGTCTGTCTCTCGGACTTCATGGCCGGCCGGCTCATCCGGCACGGCTGGGCGCAGCGCCTGGACCCGCGCAACCTGCCGCACGCCAACGTCAACCTCGAACCCCGCTTCCGCAACGCCGCGCACGACCCGGGCCGGCAGTTCACGATGCCCTGGGCGGGTCTGGCGACGGTCGTGGCGTACAACAAGAAGGCCACCGGGGGCCGCGAGGTCGCCTCCGTCGCCCAGTTGCTGGAGGACGAGGCGCTCAAGGGCAAGGTGTCGCTGCTCACCGAGATGCAGGACACCATCGGCATGACGCTCATCGACATGGGCAAGTCGCCGACGAAGTTCACCGACGACGACTTCGACGCCGCCCTCGCCCGCGTCCAGCGGGCCGTGGACGACGGCCAACTGCGCCGCTTCACCGGCAACGACTACACCGAGGAACTCGTCAAGGGCGACATCGCCGCGTGCCTGGCCTGGGCCGGGGACATCGTGCAGCTCCAACTGGACACCGACGACATCGAGTTCGTGATCCCCGCCAAGGGCTATCTCTACGCCACCGACGACCTGCTCGTCCCCGCCAGGGCCCGGCACAAGACCAACGCCGAGAAGCTGATCGACTACTACTACCGGCCCGACGTCGCCGCCGAGCTGGCCGCCTGGGTCAACTACATCTGCCCCGTCGTCGGCGCCCGCGCCGAGATGAAGAAGATCGACGCCTCGCTCGCCGACTACCCGCTGATCTTCCCCGACCGGCAGATGATCGACAAAGGCCAGGTCTTCATGTCGATGAACGACGACAAGGAGACCGCCTACCAGGACAAGTGGACCCAGGTGATCGGGGCGTGA
- a CDS encoding gamma-aminobutyraldehyde dehydrogenase: protein MAPRLDAAARFAPGAQFVAGRLVPGTSGRTLSVTDPATGTEVLRYEAAGPADVDAAVAAAVAAQPGWGAATPGERSDALHRLAGLLARQAEEFAYAESLQCGKPIRLSTEFDVPGTVDNAAFFAGAARLPEGRAAAEYSADHTSVVRREPVGVVGSIAPWNYPLQMAAWKVLPAVAAGNAIVLKPSELTPLTSLMFAQAAVDAGIPAGVVNVVSGTGPDAGEHLVAHPDVAMTSFTGSTAVGRRVAALAAAAGAGVKRLHLELGGKAPFVVFDDADLQAAVHGAVAAALINTGQDCTAATRAYVQRPLYDAFTDGVAALMARVRLGDPFDPATDLGPLVSYAQRDRVSAFVDRARAAGARVVTGGRAPDLKGAYYEPTLVTGAAQDSEIVQSEVFGPVLAVLPFDADDEGIALANDTPYGLAASAWSRDVYRTARAAREIRAGCVWLNDHIPIISEMPHGGYGASGFGKDMSVYSFEEYTRIKHVMQDITGTARKEWHRTVFTP from the coding sequence ATGGCCCCTCGCCTCGATGCGGCGGCACGCTTCGCCCCCGGCGCGCAGTTCGTCGCCGGCCGCCTCGTCCCCGGCACGTCAGGACGCACGCTGTCCGTCACCGACCCGGCCACCGGCACGGAGGTCCTGCGGTACGAAGCGGCCGGCCCCGCCGACGTCGACGCCGCCGTCGCGGCGGCCGTGGCGGCGCAGCCCGGCTGGGGCGCCGCGACACCCGGCGAGCGCTCCGACGCGCTGCACCGGCTCGCGGGGCTGCTGGCCCGGCAGGCGGAGGAGTTCGCGTACGCCGAGTCGCTGCAGTGCGGCAAGCCGATCCGGCTCAGCACGGAGTTCGACGTCCCCGGGACCGTCGACAACGCCGCGTTCTTCGCCGGCGCCGCCCGGCTGCCGGAGGGCAGGGCCGCCGCCGAGTACAGCGCCGACCACACCTCGGTGGTCCGCCGCGAGCCCGTCGGCGTCGTCGGCTCCATCGCCCCGTGGAACTACCCGCTGCAGATGGCCGCCTGGAAGGTGCTCCCTGCCGTCGCCGCCGGCAACGCCATCGTCCTGAAGCCCAGCGAGCTGACGCCGCTGACCTCGCTGATGTTCGCCCAGGCCGCCGTCGACGCGGGCATCCCCGCGGGCGTCGTCAACGTCGTCAGCGGCACGGGCCCCGACGCCGGCGAACACCTCGTCGCGCACCCGGACGTGGCGATGACCTCGTTCACCGGCTCCACCGCCGTCGGCCGCCGCGTGGCCGCCCTCGCCGCCGCGGCCGGCGCCGGCGTCAAACGGCTCCATCTGGAACTGGGCGGCAAGGCCCCGTTCGTCGTCTTCGACGACGCCGACCTTCAGGCCGCCGTGCACGGCGCCGTCGCCGCCGCGCTCATCAACACCGGCCAGGACTGCACCGCCGCCACCCGCGCGTACGTCCAGCGCCCGCTGTACGACGCCTTCACCGACGGCGTCGCCGCGCTGATGGCCCGCGTCCGCCTCGGCGACCCCTTCGACCCCGCGACCGACCTCGGCCCGCTCGTCTCGTACGCCCAGCGCGACCGCGTCAGCGCCTTCGTCGACCGGGCCCGCGCCGCCGGCGCCCGCGTCGTCACCGGCGGCCGGGCGCCGGACCTGAAGGGCGCGTACTACGAACCGACCCTCGTCACCGGCGCCGCGCAGGACAGCGAGATCGTGCAGAGCGAGGTCTTCGGTCCCGTGCTCGCCGTGCTGCCCTTCGACGCCGACGACGAGGGCATCGCGCTCGCCAACGACACCCCCTACGGCCTCGCCGCCTCCGCGTGGAGCCGCGACGTCTACCGCACCGCGCGCGCCGCCCGGGAGATCCGGGCCGGCTGCGTGTGGCTCAACGACCACATCCCGATCATCAGCGAGATGCCGCACGGCGGTTACGGGGCCTCCGGCTTCGGCAAGGACATGTCCGTGTACTCCTTCGAGGAGTACACCCGGATCAAGCACGTGATGCAGGACATCACCGGGACCGCGCGCAAGGAGTGGCACCGCACCGTGTTCACGCCCTGA
- a CDS encoding gamma-aminobutyraldehyde dehydrogenase — protein MTSEPRRLRNYINGEFRDAADGRTMDVIDPATEEVYATAPLSGAADVDAAVQAAAAAFPGWRDATPGARQLALLKIADALEARADELLETECRDTGKPLQLTREEELPMMLDQIRFFAGAARMLEGKSAGEYMDGLTSYVRREPIGVCAQVTPWNYPVMMAIWKFAPALAAGNTVVLKPSDTTPAATVLLAEIMGGILPKGVFNVVCGDRDTGRLMVEHPTPAMASITGSVRAGTEVAGSAAKDLKRVHLELGGKAPVIVFDDADIPKAVEDIAVAGYFNAGQDCTAATRVLVHESVHDEFVAALAKTAAETKTGPGEADALYGPLNNAAQLERVAGFVDRLPAHARVEAGGRRIGDKGYYYAATVVSGLGQDDEIIQNEVFGPVITVQSFTDEEQAVAFANGVQYALASSVWTKDHGRAMRLSKALDFGCVWINTHIPLVAEMPHGGFKKSGYGKDLSSYGFDDYTRIKHVMTAL, from the coding sequence GTGACCAGCGAACCGCGCCGTCTGCGCAACTACATCAACGGGGAGTTCCGGGACGCCGCCGATGGCCGGACCATGGACGTGATCGACCCGGCCACCGAGGAGGTCTACGCGACCGCACCCCTGTCCGGTGCCGCCGACGTGGACGCCGCCGTGCAGGCCGCGGCGGCCGCGTTCCCCGGCTGGCGGGACGCCACCCCCGGGGCCAGGCAACTGGCGCTGCTGAAGATCGCCGACGCCCTGGAGGCCCGGGCGGACGAGCTGCTGGAGACCGAGTGCAGGGACACCGGCAAGCCGCTGCAGCTCACCCGTGAGGAAGAGCTGCCGATGATGCTGGACCAGATCCGGTTCTTCGCCGGCGCGGCCCGCATGCTGGAGGGCAAGTCCGCCGGCGAGTACATGGACGGCCTCACCTCGTACGTACGGCGCGAGCCGATCGGCGTCTGCGCCCAGGTCACGCCCTGGAACTACCCCGTGATGATGGCGATCTGGAAGTTCGCCCCCGCGCTGGCCGCGGGTAACACGGTGGTGCTCAAGCCCTCCGACACCACCCCGGCCGCCACCGTGCTGCTCGCCGAGATCATGGGCGGCATCCTGCCCAAGGGCGTCTTCAACGTCGTCTGCGGCGACCGCGACACCGGCCGGCTGATGGTCGAGCACCCGACCCCCGCGATGGCCTCCATCACCGGGTCGGTGCGGGCCGGCACGGAGGTCGCCGGCAGCGCGGCCAAGGACCTCAAGCGGGTGCACCTGGAGCTGGGCGGCAAGGCGCCGGTCATCGTCTTCGACGACGCCGACATCCCCAAGGCGGTCGAGGACATCGCCGTGGCGGGCTACTTCAACGCCGGACAGGACTGCACCGCCGCCACCCGCGTGCTCGTCCACGAGTCCGTCCACGACGAGTTCGTCGCCGCGCTCGCCAAGACCGCCGCCGAGACGAAGACCGGCCCCGGCGAGGCGGACGCGCTCTACGGACCGCTGAACAACGCCGCGCAACTGGAGCGCGTCGCCGGCTTCGTCGACCGGCTCCCCGCCCACGCGCGCGTCGAGGCCGGCGGCCGGCGGATCGGCGACAAGGGCTACTACTACGCCGCCACCGTCGTCTCCGGGCTCGGCCAGGACGACGAGATCATCCAGAACGAGGTCTTCGGCCCGGTCATCACCGTGCAGTCCTTCACCGACGAGGAGCAGGCCGTCGCGTTCGCCAACGGCGTGCAGTACGCGCTGGCCTCCTCGGTGTGGACCAAGGACCACGGCCGCGCGATGCGGCTGTCGAAGGCGCTGGACTTCGGCTGCGTGTGGATCAACACCCACATCCCGCTGGTCGCCGAGATGCCGCACGGCGGCTTCAAGAAGTCCGGCTACGGCAAGGACCTCTCGTCGTACGGGTTCGACGACTACACGCGGATCAAGCACGTGATGACGGCACTGTGA
- a CDS encoding Lrp/AsnC family transcriptional regulator, with protein MATHDKKQPGSGLDEVSLKIVEQLQQDGRRSYAAIGKAVGLSEAAVRQRVQKLLEQGVMQIVAVTDPLTVGFMRQAMIGVTVDGDVEPVADALADLDEVDYVVVTAGSFDLLAEVVCHDDAHLLELITKRIRALPGVRATESFVYLKLRKQTYSWGT; from the coding sequence GTGGCCACACATGACAAGAAGCAGCCGGGCTCGGGACTGGACGAGGTCTCGCTGAAGATCGTCGAGCAGTTGCAGCAGGACGGCCGCCGCTCGTACGCCGCGATAGGCAAGGCCGTCGGCCTGTCCGAGGCGGCCGTGCGGCAGCGGGTGCAGAAGCTGCTGGAGCAGGGCGTCATGCAGATCGTCGCCGTCACCGACCCGCTGACGGTCGGCTTCATGCGGCAGGCGATGATCGGCGTCACGGTCGACGGCGACGTCGAGCCGGTCGCGGACGCGCTGGCGGACCTCGACGAGGTGGACTACGTGGTGGTGACCGCCGGCTCCTTCGACCTGCTCGCCGAGGTCGTCTGCCACGACGACGCCCACCTGCTGGAGCTGATCACCAAACGGATCCGGGCCCTGCCGGGCGTCCGCGCCACCGAGAGCTTCGTGTACCTGAAGCTGCGCAAGCAGACCTACTCGTGGGGAACCTGA